From the genome of Paenibacillus sp., one region includes:
- a CDS encoding carbohydrate ABC transporter permease, whose amino-acid sequence MGYTLLLALAVFLMGPFLWMLSASLMPGKNIFTFPPTIVPTFIDFANYVEVWNFMNFPRYIGNTLIITSLGIASNVLLSCLTAYPLAKLRFRGRGVVFAILVSTMIIPSSTAMVVHYVTLRAFGLLDTFVGVVLPSAVSVFNIFFMRQTFLGVPDELRESGKIDGASEFRIWWQLMLPLVKPGIAVIVLLEMMAFWNNFLWPMVVLGDPEQYPIASALTYLNGQFSYNFGWIAAGTILSVIPIIAVFLFTQRYYMEGMAGALKG is encoded by the coding sequence ATCGGATATACGCTGCTGCTCGCGCTGGCCGTTTTTCTGATGGGTCCGTTCTTGTGGATGCTGAGCGCTTCGCTGATGCCCGGGAAAAACATTTTCACCTTTCCGCCGACGATCGTGCCGACGTTCATCGATTTCGCTAACTACGTCGAGGTTTGGAATTTTATGAACTTCCCTCGCTATATCGGCAATACGCTGATCATTACGTCGCTCGGCATCGCCAGCAACGTCTTGCTGTCGTGCCTAACGGCGTACCCGCTCGCCAAGCTTCGGTTCCGCGGCCGGGGCGTCGTCTTCGCGATACTCGTTTCGACGATGATCATCCCGTCGTCCACCGCGATGGTCGTTCATTACGTCACGCTGCGCGCCTTCGGTCTGCTTGATACGTTCGTCGGCGTCGTCCTTCCTTCCGCGGTGTCGGTGTTTAATATTTTTTTCATGCGTCAAACGTTTTTGGGCGTACCCGACGAGCTTCGCGAATCCGGCAAAATCGACGGAGCCTCGGAATTCCGTATTTGGTGGCAGCTCATGCTGCCGCTCGTGAAGCCCGGGATCGCGGTCATCGTCCTGCTGGAGATGATGGCGTTCTGGAACAATTTCCTGTGGCCGATGGTCGTGCTGGGCGATCCGGAGCAGTATCCGATCGCGTCCGCCTTGACGTATTTGAACGGGCAATTTTCGTATAACTTCGGTTGGATCGCCGCCGGGACGATTTTGTCGGTCATTCCGATCATCGCGGTGTTCTTGTTTACGCAGCGTTATTACATGGAAGGCATGGCCGGCGCGTTGAAAGGGTGA
- a CDS encoding MurR/RpiR family transcriptional regulator produces the protein MDIKLRVNTNYPSFTKSERKVADSLLERADDIIFYSVTEFADVSGVGETTVMRFCRKIGFKGYQDFKLALAQDVSARRTETDVPDSADFAQLVYSETVSILQDSMSLLDKAKLEQAIDLIDRAGQVQFFGVGSSGITALDAKTRFLRIGRRAEAVADAHFQAMMAATMGPGDVAFGISLSGSTLDTVDILTKAKRSGASVVAMTNYAKSPVASVADVVLLTAGKEAPLEGGSIGAKISQLFLIDLICEGLARKDLARVKESKEKMARAVVDKIY, from the coding sequence ATGGACATCAAGCTGAGAGTTAACACGAACTACCCGTCGTTCACGAAGTCGGAACGGAAAGTGGCTGACAGCCTGCTGGAACGCGCGGACGATATCATTTTTTACTCGGTGACAGAATTCGCGGACGTCTCCGGCGTCGGCGAGACGACCGTGATGCGGTTTTGCCGCAAAATCGGGTTTAAGGGCTATCAAGACTTCAAGCTGGCGCTCGCGCAAGACGTGAGCGCCCGGAGAACCGAGACGGACGTTCCGGATTCGGCGGATTTCGCCCAGCTCGTGTATTCCGAGACCGTGAGCATTCTTCAGGACAGCATGAGTTTGCTCGATAAAGCCAAACTGGAACAAGCGATCGATCTGATCGATCGGGCGGGCCAAGTGCAGTTTTTCGGCGTCGGCTCCTCCGGCATTACGGCGCTGGACGCTAAAACGCGGTTTCTCCGCATCGGCCGGCGCGCCGAGGCAGTCGCCGACGCGCATTTTCAAGCGATGATGGCGGCGACGATGGGACCGGGGGACGTCGCCTTCGGCATCAGTCTGAGCGGAAGCACGCTCGACACGGTCGACATTTTGACGAAGGCGAAGCGAAGCGGCGCCTCCGTCGTCGCGATGACGAATTACGCGAAATCGCCGGTCGCCTCGGTCGCCGACGTCGTCCTGCTGACCGCCGGGAAGGAAGCTCCGCTCGAAGGCGGATCGATCGGCGCGAAAATTTCGCAGCTGTTCTTGATCGACCTCATCTGCGAAGGGCTCGCCCGCAAAGATTTGGCTCGGGTGAAGGAAAGCAAAGAGAAGATGGCTCGAGCCGTCGTAGACAAGATCTATTAA
- a CDS encoding sugar ABC transporter permease has translation MRAARRLSFESMTAWAFMAPGLTVIAIFVVWPIVYSVPLSLTNYSVIGDTSFVGLGNFARAFEDRNFLASLWNSVLYILVVPFIQMFSILMAILVNSKLPGIQAFRTAYYIPVVTSMVAVAIAIIWHWLLSNNGIVNYVLLSLGVIDRKIGWLSNSDTALFVLMFITMWKGLGYYMMLYLAGLQSIPAELYEAAKIDGGSLRQVIANITIPLLRPYVLFCSLISLMGAIRVFDEMFILTDGGPGTSTLTSSLYIYQQGIEQFNFGYASALGLIVSVVVGALSVLVFKINRKGGVHPY, from the coding sequence TTGCGAGCGGCGAGACGGCTTTCTTTCGAATCGATGACCGCGTGGGCGTTCATGGCGCCTGGGCTTACGGTGATCGCCATATTTGTCGTGTGGCCGATTGTGTACAGCGTTCCGCTCTCATTAACGAACTATTCCGTCATCGGGGATACGTCGTTCGTCGGCCTCGGCAACTTCGCGCGCGCCTTCGAAGACCGGAATTTTCTCGCATCGCTCTGGAATTCAGTGCTGTACATCTTGGTCGTGCCGTTCATTCAAATGTTCTCGATTCTCATGGCGATCCTCGTCAACAGCAAACTGCCCGGGATCCAAGCGTTCCGCACCGCTTATTACATCCCGGTCGTCACGTCCATGGTCGCGGTCGCGATCGCGATCATTTGGCATTGGCTGCTCAGCAACAATGGCATCGTTAACTACGTGCTGCTCTCGCTCGGCGTCATCGACCGGAAAATCGGCTGGCTGTCGAACAGCGATACCGCGTTGTTCGTGCTGATGTTCATTACGATGTGGAAAGGGCTCGGGTATTACATGATGCTGTACTTGGCCGGACTGCAGTCGATTCCGGCGGAGCTGTACGAAGCGGCGAAAATCGACGGCGGCAGCCTGCGCCAAGTGATCGCGAACATTACGATTCCGCTGCTGCGGCCGTACGTGCTGTTCTGCAGCTTGATCTCGTTGATGGGCGCCATCCGCGTTTTCGACGAAATGTTCATTTTAACGGACGGCGGACCGGGAACGTCGACGCTGACGTCCAGCTTGTACATTTATCAGCAGGGCATCGAGCAGTTCAATTTCGGCTACGCCTCCGCGCTCGGGCTTATCGTCAGCGTCGTGGTCGGCGCGCTCAGCGTCCTTGTATTTAAGATCAACCGAAAAGGCGGTGTGCATCCGTATTGA
- a CDS encoding N-acetylmannosamine-6-phosphate 2-epimerase yields MKVTELVKHGIIVSCQALPHEPLYGSETMAKMAKAAEQGGAVAIRANTKADIVRIKRTVSLPVIGIVKREYAGSDVYITPTTTEVDELVEAGADMIAFDATPRPRPDGCTLEELVLYMKERGLPAIADISTLEEAAYAESLGVAAVATTLSGYTPYSPRRTDPDFELVAQAARRLRIPVFAEGRVSEPAHVSRLLGLGAHCVVVGGAITRPQLITHRFVAAAKQGSVRTHGHQAES; encoded by the coding sequence ATGAAAGTGACCGAGCTAGTGAAACACGGCATTATCGTATCTTGCCAGGCGCTCCCTCATGAGCCGTTGTACGGCTCGGAAACGATGGCGAAGATGGCCAAAGCCGCGGAGCAAGGCGGCGCCGTTGCGATCCGCGCCAATACGAAGGCAGATATCGTCCGAATCAAGCGGACGGTGTCGCTCCCGGTGATCGGGATCGTCAAACGCGAGTACGCCGGGTCGGACGTGTACATTACGCCGACGACAACAGAAGTAGATGAGTTGGTTGAGGCGGGAGCGGACATGATCGCTTTCGACGCCACGCCGCGCCCCCGGCCGGACGGATGCACGCTGGAGGAATTGGTGCTCTATATGAAAGAACGCGGCCTCCCGGCGATAGCCGACATCTCGACGCTCGAAGAAGCGGCGTATGCCGAGTCGCTCGGCGTCGCCGCCGTCGCGACGACGTTGTCGGGCTATACGCCGTATTCCCCGCGGCGGACCGATCCGGACTTCGAACTGGTCGCGCAGGCGGCCCGCCGTCTGCGCATCCCGGTATTCGCCGAAGGGCGCGTGAGCGAGCCGGCGCACGTCTCGCGGCTGCTGGGGCTTGGGGCGCATTGCGTCGTCGTCGGCGGCGCCATCACCCGTCCGCAGCTCATCACGCATCGGTTCGTCGCCGCGGCCAAACAAGGGAGCGTAAGGACGCATGGACATCAAGCTGAGAGTTAA
- a CDS encoding DUF4127 family protein, whose amino-acid sequence MLSGAKIVYVPLDERPCNYEFPYLLGKCAGLSLVRPGIDLMGRKKIPADVDALWAWLERECADADGAILSLDTLLYGGLVPSRLHRLSAEACAGRLTRLRELKRRNPRLTLFAIHLIMRCPQYSSSDEEPDYYEHYGRELFRKGYLAHRRELGIADEAELAELAAVEAALPRAVEDDYLGRRAINVEANRAALAYVEEGVIDFLAIPQDDAAPYGWTAKDQQRVREEIGRRNAELRALMYPGADEAGCTLLARMINRICGAMPLVYPRMSGAGSPFVTPLYEDRPLFESVKLHILAAGGQTAASAQEADLLLLVNAPGAEMAESNVQDRPSAAYQVLRNAVELVEFGAFAMRRFGKPVAVADVAYANGGDLQLLKLLRQQGVLFDLAGYAGWNTSSNSLGTAIAQLMMYGLFGRTEAHLDFLALRFAEDFGYCAVVRKAMAEGPIPEMGMSYFAVDGPRGRAAEMAKERLRRFVQAYVDTDAMRVEIVDVYMPWSRMFEAGMTAKAVLRNE is encoded by the coding sequence ATGCTGTCGGGGGCGAAAATCGTATACGTGCCGTTGGACGAACGGCCTTGCAATTACGAATTTCCGTATTTGTTGGGAAAATGCGCCGGGCTGTCTCTCGTCCGCCCCGGGATTGATCTGATGGGGCGGAAAAAGATTCCGGCCGACGTCGACGCGCTGTGGGCATGGCTCGAGCGGGAATGCGCCGACGCGGACGGGGCGATCCTGTCGCTCGATACGCTGCTGTACGGCGGGCTCGTTCCTTCCCGCCTCCACCGGCTGAGCGCGGAGGCATGCGCCGGACGGCTGACAAGATTGCGCGAACTGAAACGCCGCAATCCGCGGCTAACGCTGTTCGCGATTCACCTCATTATGAGGTGCCCGCAATATTCGAGCTCGGACGAGGAGCCCGACTATTACGAGCATTATGGGCGCGAGCTGTTCCGCAAAGGATATCTCGCGCATCGCCGGGAGCTCGGCATCGCGGACGAGGCCGAGCTTGCGGAGCTGGCCGCCGTCGAAGCGGCTCTGCCCCGTGCCGTCGAGGACGACTATCTCGGACGCCGGGCGATCAACGTCGAGGCGAATCGAGCAGCGCTCGCGTACGTGGAGGAAGGCGTCATCGATTTTCTCGCCATTCCGCAGGACGACGCCGCGCCGTACGGCTGGACGGCGAAGGACCAGCAGCGCGTCCGCGAGGAGATCGGAAGGCGGAACGCGGAGCTGCGCGCGTTGATGTATCCGGGCGCGGACGAGGCGGGCTGCACGCTGCTCGCCCGCATGATCAACCGGATCTGCGGCGCGATGCCTCTCGTATATCCGCGGATGTCGGGAGCGGGATCGCCGTTCGTGACGCCGCTGTACGAAGACCGGCCGCTGTTCGAGAGCGTGAAGCTGCACATCCTTGCGGCCGGCGGACAGACGGCGGCGTCGGCGCAGGAGGCCGATCTGCTGCTGCTCGTCAACGCGCCGGGCGCCGAGATGGCCGAATCGAACGTGCAGGACCGTCCGTCCGCGGCCTATCAAGTGCTTCGCAACGCTGTCGAACTGGTAGAGTTCGGAGCTTTCGCGATGCGCCGGTTCGGCAAGCCGGTCGCGGTCGCCGACGTCGCGTACGCCAACGGAGGCGACCTGCAGCTGCTGAAGCTGCTCCGGCAGCAAGGCGTCCTGTTCGACCTTGCCGGCTACGCGGGGTGGAACACGAGCTCGAACAGTCTCGGGACGGCGATCGCGCAGCTGATGATGTACGGGCTTTTCGGCCGAACGGAGGCGCATCTAGATTTTCTGGCGCTGCGGTTCGCGGAGGATTTCGGTTATTGCGCCGTAGTTCGCAAGGCGATGGCGGAAGGACCGATCCCGGAGATGGGGATGTCTTATTTCGCTGTCGACGGCCCGCGCGGGCGTGCGGCGGAGATGGCAAAGGAACGGCTGCGGCGGTTCGTTCAAGCGTATGTCGATACCGATGCGATGCGCGTTGAAATCGTGGATGTGTATATGCCGTGGAGCCGGATGTTCGAAGCGGGGATGACAGCGAAAGCGGTATTACGTAACGAATAG